In Drosophila yakuba strain Tai18E2 chromosome X, Prin_Dyak_Tai18E2_2.1, whole genome shotgun sequence, a single genomic region encodes these proteins:
- the LOC26535897 gene encoding uncharacterized protein LOC26535897 yields the protein MFACSDAWMVGCLDARMLGCSDVGVFGNGKRSKPKPIRFDPMLPLHGRLFFFLCDDCGCGCGAVGDARCGAGGADGWWCADGSSSGGDCDCDDDCDGIQSWQLAGATSVLSWLSTRAGLSLRKRHTSNWITNNNSTTTSSSESERESVQRDRERYRYIPSERDF from the exons ATGTTCGCATGTTCGGATGCTTGGATGGTTGGATGCTTGGATGCTCGGATGCTTGGATGCTCGGATGTTGGGGTCTTCGGCAATGGCAAGCGATCCAAACCCAAACCGATCCGATTCGATCCGATGCTCCCGCTGCACGGCAGACTTTTCTTCTTCCTCTGCGACgactgtggctgtggctgtggtgCGGTGGGCGATGCGCGATGTGGGGCAGGTGGGGCGGATGGATGGTGGTGCGCcgacggcagcagcagcggcggtgactgcgactgcgacgaCGACTGCGACGGTATTCAGAGTTGGCAGCTGGCTGGCGCGACATCAGTTTTGAGTTGGCTATCAACGCGAGCGGGTCTTTCTCTTCGCAAGCGACACAC cagcaactggatcaccaacaacaacagcaccaccaccagcagcagcgagagcgagcgagagagtgTGCAGCGGGACAGGGAACGATATAGATATATACCGAGCGAGCGGGACTTCTGA